A genomic window from Nocardioides rotundus includes:
- a CDS encoding flavin reductase family protein produces MTIHSDHPFATPEDDRDLARRLRGRLGGAVTLWTTGEGRERAGLTVSSLLVALGEPAYLLGLVDPDSELADALDEGSRCVVQLLEWRHRGLAEQFAGMMPAPGGVFAAAAWEDIEAGPRLADSATWAACTVTGLRTIGWSLEVQARIDRIELGTDDEPLGHRRGRYVRLGSEP; encoded by the coding sequence GTGACGATCCACTCCGACCATCCGTTCGCCACCCCCGAGGACGACCGCGACCTGGCCCGGCGGCTGCGCGGCCGGCTCGGTGGGGCGGTGACGCTCTGGACCACCGGCGAGGGGCGCGAGCGAGCCGGGCTGACGGTCTCCTCGCTGCTGGTGGCTCTCGGGGAGCCGGCGTACCTCCTCGGGCTGGTCGACCCCGACTCGGAGCTCGCCGACGCGCTGGACGAGGGCTCGCGCTGCGTCGTGCAGCTGCTGGAGTGGCGGCACCGGGGTCTGGCCGAGCAGTTCGCGGGGATGATGCCCGCTCCCGGCGGGGTGTTCGCCGCTGCGGCGTGGGAGGACATCGAGGCGGGGCCTCGACTGGCCGACTCCGCGACCTGGGCGGCGTGCACGGTCACCGGGCTGCGCACGATCGGTTGGTCCTTGGAGGTCCAGGCCCGGATCGACCGGATCGAGCTCGGCACCGACGACGAGCCGCTGGGTCACCGACGCGGCCGCTACGTGCGGCTAGGGTCGGAGCCGTGA
- a CDS encoding response regulator, whose translation MVVDDHPMWRDAVERDLEAAGFSVVGVAADGGEAVARFGACRPQVVVLDLQIPAPSGVEVTETVLRQDPSARVLILSASGEQADVLAAVKAGATGYLVKSASREELIDAVRRVARGDTVFTPGLAGLVLGEFRRLSDPAADDGLPQLTERETEVLKMVAKGMSYKQIAERLVLSHRTIQNHVQNTLRKLQMHNRVELTRWAIEQGLDDDDE comes from the coding sequence ATGGTGGTCGACGACCACCCGATGTGGCGCGACGCGGTCGAGCGCGACCTCGAGGCGGCCGGCTTCAGTGTGGTGGGCGTGGCCGCCGACGGCGGCGAGGCGGTGGCCCGGTTCGGTGCCTGCCGGCCTCAGGTCGTCGTACTGGACCTGCAGATCCCCGCCCCGTCGGGCGTCGAGGTGACCGAGACGGTGCTGCGACAGGACCCCTCCGCGCGGGTGCTGATCCTGTCCGCGTCCGGCGAGCAGGCCGACGTGCTCGCGGCGGTGAAGGCCGGCGCGACGGGCTACCTGGTGAAGTCGGCCTCCCGGGAGGAGCTGATCGACGCGGTGCGCCGGGTGGCGCGCGGAGACACGGTCTTCACCCCGGGCCTGGCCGGCCTGGTGCTCGGCGAGTTCCGCCGGCTCTCCGACCCCGCCGCCGACGACGGCCTCCCGCAGCTCACCGAGCGGGAGACCGAGGTGCTCAAGATGGTCGCGAAGGGGATGAGCTACAAGCAGATCGCCGAGCGGCTGGTGCTGTCCCACCGGACGATCCAGAACCACGTCCAGAACACCCTGCGCAAGCTGCAGATGCACAACCGGGTCGAGCTGACCCGCTGGGCCATCGAGCAGGGCCTCGATGACGACGACGAGTGA
- a CDS encoding GNAT family N-acetyltransferase produces the protein MTTTSEFRTAGPGDAEALTVLERDANLVALAHVFPPEQHAYPFADVRARWRTTLADPAVTVRVVEGADRLEAYVAHDATTVRHLAVHPERWGRGLARAAVDLAVASIRAGGAVPRLWVLEANHRARGLYEHLSWEPTGVRRASEWPPYPVELEYELRSPR, from the coding sequence ATGACGACGACGAGTGAGTTCCGCACGGCCGGCCCCGGGGACGCCGAGGCGCTGACGGTGCTGGAGCGGGACGCGAACCTGGTCGCCCTGGCCCACGTGTTCCCGCCCGAGCAGCACGCCTATCCCTTCGCCGACGTCCGGGCGCGGTGGCGCACGACGCTGGCCGACCCGGCGGTGACGGTGCGGGTCGTCGAGGGAGCCGATCGCCTGGAGGCGTACGTCGCTCACGACGCCACCACCGTGCGGCACCTCGCGGTGCACCCGGAGCGGTGGGGCCGCGGGCTCGCCCGGGCCGCGGTGGATCTGGCCGTCGCGAGCATCCGGGCCGGTGGCGCCGTGCCGCGGCTGTGGGTGCTGGAGGCCAACCACCGGGCGCGCGGCCTCTACGAGCACCTCTCCTGGGAGCCGACCGGCGTGCGCCGCGCCTCGGAGTGGCCGCCGTACCCCGTGGAGCTGGAGTACGAGCTGCGGAGCCCCCGATGA
- a CDS encoding EcsC family protein, whose amino-acid sequence MGLFDLLKPKQKGVQETRSALDAADDGTADDGVVGGLVTRILAMGLDGVGPLDSARAVADEALRESGGDVDKAVRKVARTHLVGGAVGGFATGLGGFVTMPVALPVNVLEFYVQAARMVGAVAALRGYDISDPRIRTAIALTLVGSDADEILNRAGLSTGAGRLTTTALRGLPPTAMLMVNKAVGFRLIKGVGTKAFARFGRGVPVAGGVVGGAIDGWMMKKIGDAAIKEFPPRAAGSAAGGA is encoded by the coding sequence ATGGGACTGTTCGACCTGCTGAAGCCGAAGCAGAAGGGTGTCCAGGAGACCCGCTCGGCGCTGGACGCCGCCGACGACGGGACGGCCGACGACGGCGTCGTGGGCGGCCTGGTCACCCGCATCCTGGCCATGGGCCTCGACGGCGTCGGCCCGCTCGACTCCGCGCGCGCGGTCGCCGACGAGGCGCTGCGCGAGTCCGGCGGCGATGTCGACAAGGCGGTGCGCAAGGTCGCGCGCACGCACCTGGTCGGCGGCGCGGTCGGCGGCTTCGCCACGGGCCTGGGCGGGTTCGTCACCATGCCGGTCGCCCTGCCGGTCAACGTGCTGGAGTTCTACGTCCAGGCCGCCCGGATGGTCGGTGCGGTCGCCGCCCTGCGCGGCTACGACATCAGCGACCCGCGGATCCGTACGGCGATCGCGCTCACCCTGGTCGGGTCCGACGCCGACGAGATCCTCAACCGCGCCGGGCTGAGCACCGGCGCCGGCCGGCTCACCACCACCGCGCTGCGGGGCCTGCCGCCGACCGCGATGCTGATGGTGAACAAGGCGGTCGGCTTCCGGCTGATCAAGGGCGTCGGCACCAAGGCGTTCGCGCGCTTCGGCCGCGGTGTCCCGGTCGCCGGCGGCGTCGTGGGGGGTGCGATCGACGGCTGGATGATGAAGAAGATCGGGGACGCCGCGATCAAGGAGTTCCCGCCGCGCGCGGCCGGCTCGGCGGCCGGCGGCGCCTGA
- a CDS encoding DUF1028 domain-containing protein → MTFSIVARSDDGESWGVAVASKLLAVGSPVPAAVAGVGAIATQAEANVAYKGLALAHLDEGATAEIALERLLEEDPDREVRQVGIVDVEGQAASHTGADCIDWAGSRTGPGYAVQGNILAGEQVLTAMEDAWLSSADRPFAERLLAALRAGDEAGGDRRGRQSAALLVVREDAGYGGLDDLAVDLRVDDHTDPVSELERLLALQQQAAD, encoded by the coding sequence GTGACCTTCTCCATCGTGGCCCGATCCGACGACGGCGAGTCCTGGGGCGTGGCCGTCGCCTCGAAGTTGCTCGCCGTTGGCAGCCCCGTGCCCGCGGCCGTCGCGGGTGTCGGCGCCATCGCGACCCAGGCCGAGGCCAACGTCGCCTACAAGGGGCTGGCGCTGGCCCACCTCGACGAGGGCGCGACCGCCGAGATCGCCCTGGAGCGCCTGCTCGAGGAGGACCCCGACCGGGAGGTCCGCCAGGTCGGGATCGTCGACGTCGAGGGGCAGGCCGCCTCGCACACGGGCGCCGACTGCATCGACTGGGCCGGGTCGCGGACGGGTCCCGGATACGCCGTACAGGGCAACATCCTGGCCGGGGAGCAGGTCCTGACCGCCATGGAGGACGCCTGGCTCTCCTCGGCCGACCGTCCGTTCGCCGAGCGGCTGCTCGCCGCGCTGCGCGCCGGCGACGAGGCCGGGGGCGACCGCCGCGGCCGGCAGTCCGCCGCCCTCCTCGTGGTCCGCGAGGACGCGGGGTACGGCGGCCTCGACGACCTCGCCGTCGACCTGCGGGTCGACGACCACACCGACCCGGTGTCCGAGCTCGAGCGGCTGCTCGCCCTCCAGCAGCAAGCGGCCGACTGA
- a CDS encoding pyrophosphate--fructose-6-phosphate 1-phosphotransferase yields MVAPRVAMLTAGGYAPCLSAAVGALVQGWTAAAPEVEIVAYRHGYHGLLTGDSIVVDEQARRDIAVLDRFGGSPIGNSRVKLTNDEDNRRRGLIGPDETALEVAARRLQEDGVSVLHTIGGDDTNTAAADLAAYLRENDVDLTVVGLPKTIDNDIVPIRQSLGALTAAQEASAFAQHVLAEHGSSPRMLIVHEVMGRNSGWLAAAAARDYLAWHDRQEWLPSIGLTPEKWDIHALYIPEVAIDLEAEAARLGALMDENDCVNIFLSEGAGVPEIIEELQSEGVEVERDPFGHVKLDTINPGKWFAKQFAQRIGAEKQMVQKSGYFSRSAAANDEDLALIREMADLAVACARRGEAGVIGNDEARGDELRCIEFERIAGHKPFDPSQPWFRSMMERIGQPMGELVG; encoded by the coding sequence ATGGTTGCACCTCGTGTCGCGATGCTGACCGCCGGCGGGTACGCGCCGTGCCTCTCCGCCGCCGTGGGTGCCCTGGTCCAGGGCTGGACCGCGGCCGCGCCTGAGGTGGAGATCGTGGCCTACCGGCACGGCTACCACGGCCTGCTCACCGGGGACAGCATCGTGGTGGACGAGCAGGCACGGCGTGACATCGCCGTCCTGGACCGCTTCGGCGGGTCCCCGATCGGCAACAGCCGGGTCAAGCTCACCAACGACGAGGACAACCGGCGCCGCGGGCTGATCGGGCCCGACGAGACCGCCCTGGAGGTCGCCGCCCGGCGGCTTCAGGAGGACGGCGTGTCGGTGCTCCACACCATCGGCGGCGACGACACCAACACCGCCGCGGCCGACCTCGCGGCGTACCTCCGCGAGAACGACGTCGACCTGACCGTCGTCGGCCTGCCCAAGACCATCGACAACGACATCGTCCCCATCCGCCAGAGCCTCGGCGCGCTGACCGCCGCGCAGGAGGCGTCCGCGTTCGCCCAGCACGTGCTCGCCGAGCACGGGTCGAGCCCGCGGATGCTGATCGTGCACGAGGTGATGGGCCGCAACAGCGGGTGGCTGGCCGCCGCCGCGGCGCGCGACTACCTGGCCTGGCACGACCGGCAGGAGTGGCTGCCCTCGATCGGACTCACGCCGGAGAAGTGGGACATCCACGCGCTCTACATCCCCGAGGTCGCCATCGACCTCGAGGCCGAGGCGGCCCGCCTCGGCGCGCTGATGGACGAGAACGACTGCGTGAACATCTTCCTCTCCGAGGGCGCCGGCGTCCCCGAGATCATCGAGGAGCTGCAGAGCGAGGGCGTCGAGGTGGAGCGCGACCCGTTCGGCCACGTGAAGCTCGACACGATCAACCCGGGCAAGTGGTTCGCGAAGCAGTTCGCCCAGCGGATCGGCGCGGAGAAGCAGATGGTGCAGAAGTCCGGATACTTCTCCCGCTCCGCCGCCGCCAACGACGAGGACCTCGCCCTGATCCGCGAGATGGCCGACCTCGCGGTCGCCTGCGCACGGCGCGGTGAGGCCGGCGTCATCGGCAACGACGAGGCGCGGGGCGACGAGCTGCGGTGCATCGAGTTCGAGCGGATCGCCGGGCACAAGCCCTTCGACCCCTCGCAGCCGTGGTTCCGCTCGATGATGGAGCGGATCGGCCAGCCCATGGGTGAGCTCGTCGGCTGA
- a CDS encoding APC family permease, translated as MSSTTSSEHPANDAPDTPELKRVLGPKLLLLFIVGDILGAGIYAVTGTMAAGVGGIVWLPFLLAFVVATMTAFSYLELVTKYPQAAGAALYTHKAFGIHFVTFLVAFAVVCSGITSASTSANTLAQNLFGGLAVNGIWSDETADGIVSTVPSGVMITVAMAFMLLLAAINLIGVGESVKFNVVLTLVEMTALFIVIGVGFYALSQGGNNVGELVTFRDGGDKGMFLAVTAATSIAFFAMVGFEDSVNMVEETKDPERIFPKTMLTGLGMAVIIYMLVAVSVVLVIPPGELRSIGEAEGAALLEVVSVGAPGFPIDRVFPFLACFAVANTALINMLMASRLIYGMAKQDVLPRPLAAVLPVRRSPWAGILFSTLLALGLIYYVARDPDSNIVANLSSVTAFLLLCVFAIVNIACMVLRRKEANTQFKSPGPLPIVAAVLCIFLAGPWVDRDGVVYEIAGGLMLIGVVLWAFTWFTNRAFFAKRTGFRDPDHIEHD; from the coding sequence ATGAGTTCGACCACGTCATCGGAGCATCCGGCGAACGACGCACCCGACACGCCGGAGCTCAAGCGCGTCCTCGGGCCCAAGCTGCTGCTGCTGTTCATCGTCGGCGACATCCTCGGCGCCGGCATCTACGCCGTCACCGGGACCATGGCCGCCGGCGTGGGCGGGATCGTCTGGCTGCCGTTCCTGCTCGCCTTCGTCGTCGCCACGATGACCGCCTTCTCCTATCTCGAGCTGGTGACGAAGTACCCCCAGGCCGCGGGTGCCGCGCTCTACACCCACAAGGCGTTCGGGATCCACTTCGTCACCTTCCTGGTCGCCTTCGCCGTGGTCTGCTCCGGCATCACCAGCGCCTCGACCTCGGCCAACACGCTGGCCCAGAACCTCTTCGGCGGGCTCGCGGTCAACGGCATCTGGAGCGACGAGACCGCCGACGGCATCGTCAGCACGGTGCCCAGCGGCGTGATGATCACGGTGGCGATGGCGTTCATGCTGCTGCTGGCGGCGATCAACCTGATCGGCGTCGGCGAGAGCGTGAAGTTCAACGTCGTGCTCACGCTGGTCGAGATGACCGCGCTGTTCATCGTCATCGGGGTCGGCTTCTACGCCCTGAGCCAGGGCGGCAACAACGTCGGCGAGCTCGTCACCTTCCGCGACGGCGGCGACAAGGGCATGTTCCTGGCGGTCACCGCGGCGACCTCGATCGCGTTCTTCGCGATGGTCGGCTTCGAGGACTCCGTCAACATGGTCGAGGAGACCAAGGACCCCGAGCGGATCTTCCCCAAGACGATGCTCACCGGCCTCGGCATGGCGGTCATCATCTACATGCTCGTGGCGGTCTCGGTCGTCCTGGTGATCCCGCCGGGCGAGCTGCGCAGCATCGGCGAGGCCGAGGGCGCCGCCCTGCTCGAGGTCGTCTCGGTCGGCGCGCCGGGCTTCCCGATCGACCGGGTCTTCCCGTTCCTGGCCTGCTTCGCGGTGGCCAACACGGCGCTGATCAACATGCTGATGGCCAGCCGGCTGATCTACGGCATGGCCAAGCAGGACGTGCTGCCGCGGCCGCTGGCCGCCGTACTCCCCGTGCGGCGCAGCCCCTGGGCCGGCATCCTCTTCTCCACCCTGCTCGCGCTGGGGCTGATCTACTACGTCGCCCGCGACCCCGACAGCAACATCGTCGCCAACCTCAGCTCGGTGACGGCCTTCCTGCTGCTGTGCGTCTTCGCGATCGTCAACATCGCCTGCATGGTGCTGCGCCGCAAGGAGGCCAACACGCAGTTCAAGTCGCCCGGCCCGCTGCCGATCGTGGCCGCTGTGCTCTGCATCTTCCTCGCCGGCCCGTGGGTCGACCGGGACGGTGTGGTCTATGAGATCGCGGGCGGCCTGATGCTCATCGGCGTGGTGCTGTGGGCGTTCACCTGGTTCACCAACCGGGCGTTCTTCGCCAAGCGCACGGGCTTCCGGGACCCCGACCACATCGAGCACGACTGA
- a CDS encoding S8 family peptidase has protein sequence MRLKNRLLAAAAGLTLAAVAAAPAQAATNDPLRPKEWGLDQIRAEQAWPASTGAGSVVAVVDSGVDLDHPDLQANLVPGVTTVGCGAQRATCGNGDWVGMDGEAQPADSHGTHVAGTIAAVTDNGRGVAGVAPDAKVMPIKALEDGSGSFEEIATGIRYAADNGADVVNLSLGAMPGFQALTITGVESSVKDAIAYATSRGVLVVAAAGNESFPVCDTPSFEAGALCVTSTDRNELPSYFSNGAIKPDLMAVAAPGGQGLVSAEEDIVSTVPVGTGSVNGDYDYYAGTSMATPHVAGVAALLYAQNRTRAGVLDAIISTARTPLVGTGAFTPSYGHGIVDAKAATAS, from the coding sequence ATGCGCCTGAAGAACCGACTCCTCGCGGCCGCCGCCGGCCTCACGCTGGCCGCCGTCGCGGCCGCTCCCGCACAGGCGGCGACCAACGACCCCCTGCGGCCCAAGGAGTGGGGCCTGGACCAGATCCGCGCCGAGCAGGCCTGGCCCGCGAGCACGGGCGCCGGCTCGGTCGTCGCCGTCGTCGACTCCGGCGTGGACCTCGACCACCCCGACCTCCAGGCCAACCTGGTGCCGGGCGTCACCACCGTCGGGTGCGGCGCCCAGCGGGCCACCTGCGGCAACGGGGACTGGGTCGGCATGGACGGCGAGGCGCAGCCCGCCGACAGCCACGGCACCCACGTGGCGGGCACCATCGCGGCGGTCACCGACAACGGCCGCGGCGTGGCCGGGGTGGCCCCGGACGCGAAGGTGATGCCGATCAAGGCGCTCGAGGACGGCTCCGGCTCCTTCGAGGAGATCGCCACCGGCATCCGCTACGCCGCCGACAACGGCGCCGACGTCGTGAACCTCAGCCTCGGGGCGATGCCCGGCTTCCAGGCGCTGACCATCACCGGCGTGGAGTCCAGCGTCAAGGACGCGATCGCCTACGCCACCTCCCGGGGCGTCCTGGTCGTGGCCGCGGCCGGCAACGAGTCCTTCCCGGTCTGCGACACGCCCTCCTTCGAGGCGGGGGCGCTGTGCGTCACCTCGACCGACCGCAACGAGCTGCCGTCGTACTTCTCCAACGGCGCGATCAAGCCGGACCTGATGGCCGTCGCGGCGCCCGGCGGGCAGGGCCTGGTCTCCGCGGAGGAGGACATCGTCTCCACCGTCCCGGTCGGCACCGGCTCGGTGAACGGCGACTACGACTACTACGCCGGTACTTCGATGGCCACGCCGCACGTGGCGGGCGTGGCGGCGCTGCTCTACGCCCAGAACCGCACCCGCGCGGGCGTCCTGGACGCGATCATCAGCACCGCGCGCACCCCGCTGGTGGGCACGGGCGCGTTCACGCCGTCCTACGGCCACGGCATCGTTGACGCGAAGGCGGCCACCGCCTCCTGA
- a CDS encoding class II 3-deoxy-7-phosphoheptulonate synthase → MAGARSPYPGQVSSPIPDLAALQALGPLQQPSYPDRAAVDTAVSRLRTMPPLVFAGECDELTDKLAAVTRGDAFLLAGGDCAETFAGVTADNVRNKLRVLLQMAVVLTYAASVPVVKLGRLAGQYAKPRSSDTETRDGVTLPAYRGDAVNGYEFTPESRIPDPQRLLDVYHASAATLNLVRAFVTGGYADLRQVHTWNTDFVRSSAFGQRYEKMADEIERALTFMQAIGADPDEFHRVDFHSSHEALLLDYEHAMTRIDSRTERPYNVSGHMVWIGERTRQLEGAHVEYFRHIRNPIGCKLGPSATADDALALAAKLNPENQPGRLTFITRFGAERIRDGLPPLVEKVTAEGVQVAWVSDPMHGNTFEASTGYKTRRFDDVLDEIQGFFDVHRALGTVPGGMMVEMTGDDVTEIVGGGEEIDEARLAHRYESVVDPRLNRVQSLELAFLVAEMLRKA, encoded by the coding sequence GTGGCGGGCGCCCGCTCCCCGTACCCTGGGCAGGTGAGCAGTCCCATCCCCGACCTGGCTGCGCTGCAGGCCCTCGGGCCCCTGCAGCAGCCGAGCTACCCCGACCGGGCGGCCGTCGACACGGCGGTGTCCCGGCTGCGCACCATGCCCCCGCTGGTCTTCGCCGGCGAGTGCGACGAGCTGACCGACAAGCTCGCGGCGGTGACCCGGGGGGACGCGTTCCTGCTGGCGGGCGGCGACTGTGCGGAGACCTTCGCCGGCGTGACCGCCGACAACGTGCGCAACAAGCTGCGGGTGCTCCTGCAGATGGCCGTCGTGCTCACCTACGCCGCCTCCGTGCCGGTGGTGAAGCTGGGCCGCCTCGCGGGGCAGTACGCCAAGCCGCGCTCCTCCGACACCGAGACCCGCGACGGCGTCACCCTGCCGGCCTACCGCGGCGACGCGGTCAACGGCTACGAGTTCACCCCCGAGTCTCGGATCCCGGACCCGCAGCGGCTGCTCGACGTCTACCACGCCTCCGCCGCGACGCTGAACCTCGTGCGCGCCTTCGTCACCGGCGGCTACGCCGACCTGCGCCAGGTGCACACCTGGAACACCGACTTCGTCCGCAGCTCCGCCTTCGGCCAGCGCTACGAGAAGATGGCCGACGAGATCGAGCGGGCGCTGACCTTCATGCAGGCCATCGGCGCCGACCCCGACGAGTTCCACCGGGTCGACTTCCACTCCAGCCACGAGGCGCTGCTGCTGGACTACGAGCACGCGATGACCCGGATCGACTCGCGCACCGAGCGCCCCTACAACGTCTCGGGCCACATGGTGTGGATCGGGGAGCGCACCCGCCAGCTCGAGGGCGCGCACGTGGAGTACTTCCGGCACATCCGCAACCCGATCGGTTGCAAGCTCGGGCCGAGCGCGACCGCCGACGACGCGCTGGCGCTCGCCGCGAAGCTGAACCCGGAGAACCAGCCGGGCCGGCTGACCTTCATCACCCGCTTCGGCGCCGAGCGCATCCGCGACGGGCTGCCGCCGCTGGTGGAGAAGGTGACCGCCGAGGGTGTGCAGGTGGCGTGGGTCAGCGACCCGATGCACGGCAACACCTTCGAGGCCTCGACGGGATACAAGACCCGGCGCTTCGACGACGTGCTCGACGAGATCCAGGGCTTCTTCGACGTGCACCGTGCGCTCGGCACCGTCCCGGGAGGGATGATGGTCGAGATGACCGGCGATGACGTCACCGAGATCGTCGGCGGTGGCGAGGAGATCGACGAGGCCCGGCTGGCGCACCGCTACGAGTCGGTCGTCGACCCCCGGCTCAACCGGGTGCAGTCGCTGGAGCTGGCGTTCCTCGTCGCGGAGATGCTCCGCAAGGCCTGA
- a CDS encoding threonine aldolase family protein: MIDLRSDTVTRPTDAMRQAMARAEVGDDVYGEDPTVRALEERVAATFGHEAALFTATGSLANVLAVRGLVGPGEEVLCESSAHIARAELGAHGAIGGVTMRTWTHPRGGVDAEWLRRHFAPDLGPYFVPTAAVAVENTHNFVGGTVLPLEDLRALRSWADEVGTRVHMDGARVWNAHMATGTPLEEYGAAVDSLAVCLSKGLGAPVGSLVVGPADLVAEARVWRKRLGGGMRQAGVLAAAGLHALDHHVERLAEDHANAQLLAEAAGVDPAQVDTNIVVLETDDAPGLVAAAREEGVLTGTVGPRVVRLVTHLDVSRADAERAATVLSRLTS; encoded by the coding sequence GTGATCGACCTGCGCTCCGACACCGTCACCCGGCCCACCGACGCGATGCGCCAGGCGATGGCGCGGGCCGAGGTGGGCGACGACGTCTACGGCGAGGACCCGACCGTGCGCGCCCTGGAGGAGCGGGTCGCGGCCACCTTCGGGCACGAGGCGGCGCTGTTCACCGCGACCGGGTCGCTGGCCAACGTGCTCGCGGTCCGCGGCCTGGTCGGACCCGGCGAGGAGGTGCTCTGCGAGTCCTCGGCGCACATCGCCCGTGCCGAGCTCGGCGCCCACGGGGCGATCGGCGGGGTGACCATGCGCACCTGGACCCACCCGCGCGGCGGGGTGGACGCCGAGTGGCTGCGGCGGCACTTCGCACCCGACCTGGGCCCCTACTTCGTGCCCACCGCCGCGGTGGCGGTGGAGAACACGCACAACTTCGTCGGCGGCACGGTGCTGCCCCTGGAGGACCTGCGGGCGCTGCGCTCCTGGGCCGACGAGGTCGGTACCCGGGTGCACATGGACGGCGCCAGGGTCTGGAACGCGCACATGGCGACCGGCACGCCGCTGGAGGAGTACGGCGCCGCCGTGGACTCCCTCGCCGTGTGCCTCTCCAAGGGCCTGGGCGCCCCGGTGGGCTCGCTCGTCGTGGGGCCCGCCGATCTGGTCGCGGAGGCGCGGGTGTGGCGCAAGCGGCTGGGCGGCGGGATGCGCCAGGCCGGCGTGCTCGCGGCCGCCGGGCTGCACGCGCTGGACCACCATGTCGAGCGGCTGGCCGAGGATCACGCGAACGCCCAGCTGCTCGCCGAGGCCGCCGGCGTGGACCCCGCGCAGGTGGACACCAACATCGTGGTCCTCGAGACCGACGACGCGCCCGGCCTGGTGGCCGCTGCGCGGGAGGAGGGCGTGCTCACGGGGACCGTCGGCCCCCGGGTGGTCCGGCTGGTGACCCACCTGGACGTCTCCCGGGCGGACGCCGAGCGGGCCGCGACCGTCCTCAGCCGGCTGACCAGCTGA
- a CDS encoding GNAT family N-acetyltransferase: MPRLTVRPIASEQDRVDAVTIWADALRALHRSPGDERRERAAAEIAAAPVPLLAMYGDLPAGMAVAEPYRDALPGEPKRGHVSMLFVSPARWGNGIGSALVRALQEPPPGTGWTGLSAWTRATNRRAQRLYLARGFTDTGERAHLHEGAEIRRFSWSAG, translated from the coding sequence GTGCCCCGCCTGACCGTCCGCCCCATCGCCTCGGAGCAGGACCGGGTCGACGCGGTGACCATCTGGGCCGACGCGCTCCGGGCGCTGCACCGCTCCCCCGGCGACGAGCGGCGCGAGCGGGCCGCCGCGGAGATCGCCGCAGCGCCCGTCCCGCTGCTCGCGATGTACGGCGACCTGCCGGCCGGCATGGCGGTCGCCGAGCCCTACCGCGACGCCCTGCCAGGCGAGCCCAAGCGCGGGCACGTCAGCATGCTGTTCGTCTCCCCCGCCCGCTGGGGCAACGGCATCGGCAGCGCCCTGGTCCGCGCCCTGCAGGAGCCGCCGCCGGGGACCGGGTGGACCGGCCTCAGCGCCTGGACCCGCGCCACGAACCGGCGCGCCCAGCGGCTCTACCTGGCCCGCGGCTTCACCGACACCGGCGAGCGGGCACACCTGCACGAGGGCGCGGAGATCCGCCGCTTCAGCTGGTCAGCCGGCTGA
- a CDS encoding DMT family transporter codes for MSERRTTLLATAALLAMTASWGSTFYLIRDLLDRVPTLDFLAVRFAIAGVVLVLLAPRALGRLTRESRRHALVLGLLYGLAQILQTAGLAHTPASVSGFITGMYVVLTPLLAAALLRTRITAMTWAAVALATAGLAVLTLDGLSIGYGEAITLVSAVLYALHIVGLGAWARPDQALGMSIVQIWVISVLCFIATIPTGDRFVVLPQTGADWLSVIYMAVFAGGLAMLGQTWAQAHLPPTRTAIIMSMEPVFAAFFAVTLGGEDPSRRMLLGGLMVLTAMLVVELLPRRKVEAEVQHLAV; via the coding sequence GTGAGCGAGCGGCGTACCACCCTCCTCGCCACCGCCGCGCTGCTGGCGATGACCGCCTCGTGGGGCTCGACGTTCTACCTGATCCGCGACCTGCTCGACCGCGTCCCCACGCTGGACTTCCTGGCGGTCCGGTTCGCGATCGCCGGCGTCGTCCTGGTGCTCCTCGCGCCCCGCGCGCTCGGCCGCCTCACCCGCGAGTCCCGCCGGCACGCCCTCGTGCTGGGCCTGCTCTACGGCCTCGCGCAGATCCTCCAGACCGCGGGCCTGGCGCACACCCCGGCGAGCGTCAGCGGCTTCATCACCGGGATGTACGTCGTCCTCACCCCGCTGCTCGCGGCCGCGCTGCTGCGCACCCGGATCACCGCGATGACCTGGGCCGCCGTGGCGCTGGCGACCGCCGGGCTGGCGGTGCTCACCCTCGACGGCCTCTCGATCGGGTACGGCGAGGCCATCACCCTGGTCTCCGCGGTGCTCTACGCCCTGCACATCGTCGGGCTCGGCGCCTGGGCCCGCCCCGACCAGGCGCTGGGCATGTCGATCGTGCAGATCTGGGTGATCTCGGTGCTCTGCTTCATCGCCACCATCCCGACCGGGGACCGCTTCGTCGTGCTCCCCCAGACCGGCGCGGACTGGCTCTCGGTGATCTACATGGCGGTCTTCGCCGGCGGCCTGGCGATGCTCGGTCAGACCTGGGCGCAGGCGCACCTGCCGCCGACCCGGACCGCGATCATCATGAGCATGGAGCCGGTCTTCGCGGCCTTCTTCGCCGTCACCCTCGGGGGCGAGGACCCGTCCCGGCGGATGCTGCTGGGCGGCCTGATGGTGCTGACCGCGATGCTGGTCGTCGAGCTGCTACCCCGCCGCAAGGTCGAGGCCGAGGTCCAGCATCTCGCCGTCTGA